One segment of Streptomyces sp. XD-27 DNA contains the following:
- a CDS encoding Trm112 family protein, with protein sequence MKPDDPLLNILACPLDKGPLALLHPDEALYNPRLRLRYPILDGIPQLLPSSGERVGAEEHLLLLAGHSAAAAAARWEP encoded by the coding sequence ATGAAACCCGATGACCCGCTGCTGAACATCCTCGCCTGTCCGCTCGACAAGGGCCCGCTCGCCCTGCTCCACCCGGACGAGGCGCTCTACAACCCGCGGCTGCGGCTGCGCTATCCGATCCTGGACGGCATTCCGCAGTTGCTGCCCTCCTCAGGTGAACGGGTCGGCGCGGAGGAGCACCTCCTGCTGCTGGCGGGACACTCCGCCGCGGCCGCCGCGGCACGATGGGAGCCGTGA
- a CDS encoding DMT family transporter: MLWGVAGALLANVLYSTGFVLEKRALSGLPPLSVTSPARLVRLVLGSPLWIGGALALALGFGAQLVVYRTLPIAAAQGLFVSGLVLLLMLSSAVLGERTSGRERRSIVVILGALVMVVASLRGGGESISHSAPAAVLLAVCAPSLAAGLWLYGAAERRARRRHRLPTSGVAYGVAIGLLYGVSSLAIKGVSGALATHGPGAAPARLALTPYPYLLLITGVGGLVLSQTALQRCRASLIVPVCTTITCVFTVACGTVVFGEPLPDEPLRLALRLGGTALAVIVLLTLPRHSPEPAAAKPDQWNPAVQSIEGSTP, encoded by the coding sequence GTGCTGTGGGGTGTGGCGGGCGCGCTGCTGGCCAACGTCCTCTACAGCACCGGCTTCGTGCTGGAGAAACGCGCCCTGTCCGGGCTGCCTCCGCTGAGCGTCACCAGCCCCGCCCGGCTGGTGCGGCTGGTGCTCGGCAGCCCGCTGTGGATCGGCGGCGCACTCGCCCTCGCACTGGGCTTCGGCGCCCAGCTCGTCGTCTACCGCACCCTGCCGATCGCCGCCGCGCAGGGCCTGTTCGTGTCCGGTCTGGTCCTGCTGCTGATGCTGTCCTCCGCCGTGCTGGGCGAGCGGACCAGCGGGCGCGAGCGGCGGAGCATCGTGGTGATCCTGGGCGCGCTGGTGATGGTCGTCGCCTCGCTGCGCGGCGGCGGGGAGTCGATCAGCCACTCCGCGCCCGCCGCCGTGCTGCTCGCGGTGTGCGCGCCCTCGCTGGCCGCGGGCCTGTGGCTGTACGGCGCGGCGGAGCGGCGGGCCCGGCGGCGGCACCGGCTGCCGACCAGCGGCGTGGCGTACGGGGTGGCCATCGGCCTGCTGTACGGGGTGAGTTCGCTGGCGATCAAGGGGGTGTCGGGGGCGCTGGCGACTCATGGTCCGGGCGCGGCACCGGCCCGGCTGGCCCTGACCCCGTACCCGTATCTGCTGCTGATCACGGGCGTCGGCGGGCTGGTGCTCTCGCAGACGGCGCTGCAGCGCTGCCGGGCCTCACTGATCGTGCCCGTCTGCACCACAATCACCTGCGTGTTCACCGTCGCCTGCGGCACGGTCGTCTTCGGCGAGCCGCTGCCGGACGAGCCGCTGCGACTGGCCCTGCGGCTGGGCGGCACCGCACTGGCGGTGATCGTGCTGCTCACCCTGCCCCGCCATAGCCCCGAGCCCGCCGCCGCGAAGCCGGATCAGTGGAACCCGGCGGTCCAAAGTATCGAAGGAAGTACGCCATGA
- a CDS encoding bifunctional 2-polyprenyl-6-hydroxyphenol methylase/3-demethylubiquinol 3-O-methyltransferase UbiG, giving the protein MSDRRAAPRPVTAAPRCALKPAARSAPALRDFYEDPAVPVASGAERSRRQARMLARALGPAGVGRPATVLDIGCGDGTAAAVALPYLRGHRVIGVDWSQDALRRAAPRLPAVVRGELTDGGLPFAARSADAVLFSEVIEHVVDPDAALDELRRVLRPGGHLLLSTPNLAAWYNRGLLLAGVQPVFSEVSLRGVHGRPGSQVVGHLRLYTARALRGFLAASGFEVTAMAGAPFHGVPRPLRGLDRVACRLPSLASILLVHARRV; this is encoded by the coding sequence ATGAGCGACCGCCGCGCCGCCCCCCGGCCGGTGACCGCCGCCCCCCGTTGCGCCCTGAAGCCCGCCGCCCGGTCCGCCCCCGCGCTACGGGACTTCTACGAGGACCCCGCCGTGCCGGTCGCCTCGGGCGCGGAACGCAGCCGCCGCCAGGCCCGGATGCTGGCCCGCGCCCTCGGTCCGGCGGGGGTCGGCCGCCCGGCAACGGTGCTGGACATCGGGTGCGGCGACGGCACGGCCGCGGCCGTGGCCCTGCCGTATCTGCGCGGGCACCGGGTCATCGGTGTCGACTGGTCGCAGGACGCCCTGCGCCGCGCGGCGCCCCGGCTGCCGGCCGTGGTCCGCGGGGAACTCACCGACGGCGGGCTGCCGTTCGCGGCCCGCAGCGCGGACGCGGTGCTGTTCAGCGAGGTCATCGAGCATGTCGTCGACCCGGACGCGGCCCTGGACGAGCTGCGCCGGGTGCTGCGCCCCGGTGGCCATCTGCTGCTGTCCACCCCCAATCTGGCGGCCTGGTACAACCGCGGTCTGCTGCTCGCCGGGGTGCAGCCGGTGTTCTCGGAGGTGAGCCTGCGCGGTGTCCACGGCCGCCCCGGCAGCCAGGTCGTCGGCCACCTGCGGCTGTACACCGCCCGGGCGCTGCGCGGCTTCCTGGCCGCGTCGGGCTTCGAGGTGACCGCCATGGCCGGGGCGCCGTTCCACGGGGTGCCACGCCCGCTGCGCGGGCTGGACCGGGTCGCCTGCCGCCTGCCGTCCCTGGCCTCCATCCTGCTGGTGCACGCGAGGCGGGTGTAG
- a CDS encoding condensation protein encodes MTTLGEGRRDDPTPVPVPGAGSPRPGGPGPGPPAGPELAPTRSGRPGPPPARPAGPGRPAAAGPLPRVPFPTVDEVSRHCFQEQEPETIHIEIHLPGRPEPGRLRDAFHQALRRHPRILMRQASSNWWRRWYEWELTDGPDLDPVSFPLPAADALAAARARALDRCPPLELSPPIRLEQVTTPDEPGCVLLLTINHTALDGPSALRILATAATLYSGREDAPAPPPARAASGPGPTRWASRSGSRTARGGSRPARIAADTRTPGTPGNGMLLLDLPVPARPPHPGRGSPGTEPGGGTAVRPTVNDRLLVATCLTAARWNHLHDRPAAPVRITMPVDDRSRAAEMPIGNGTRLVEVGFGRQERTDAELLTAEHPDPAAVARLVHRTAELTRALKARPTAQLGVAGTLLTAPLLPVGLRAALTRGVRRAAAPWTSTTLLSNIGRVAFPLDFGDAGRARAVWFSAPARMPRGLTFTCASTGGRLHLTLRWSRALLDDAAGAALAEIVTRALSATAPADPRPAAGTPSSGGGGS; translated from the coding sequence ATGACCACGCTCGGCGAGGGCCGCCGCGACGATCCCACGCCGGTCCCGGTGCCCGGCGCGGGGTCGCCGCGGCCGGGCGGGCCCGGGCCCGGGCCACCCGCCGGACCGGAGCTTGCGCCCACCCGCTCCGGCAGGCCGGGCCCTCCGCCCGCGCGGCCCGCCGGACCGGGCCGCCCGGCGGCGGCCGGACCGCTGCCGCGCGTCCCCTTCCCCACGGTCGACGAGGTGTCCCGGCACTGCTTCCAGGAGCAGGAGCCGGAGACCATACACATCGAGATCCACCTGCCCGGCCGCCCGGAGCCCGGTCGGCTGCGTGACGCCTTCCACCAGGCGTTGCGGCGGCACCCCCGGATCCTGATGCGTCAGGCGTCGAGCAACTGGTGGCGGCGGTGGTACGAGTGGGAGCTGACCGACGGACCGGACCTGGACCCGGTGAGCTTCCCGCTGCCCGCCGCCGACGCCCTGGCCGCCGCGCGCGCCCGCGCGCTGGACCGGTGCCCGCCGCTGGAGCTCTCCCCGCCCATCCGGCTGGAGCAGGTGACCACGCCGGACGAGCCGGGCTGCGTACTGCTGCTGACGATCAATCACACCGCGCTGGACGGGCCGTCCGCTCTGCGGATCCTCGCCACCGCGGCCACCTTGTACAGCGGCCGGGAGGACGCGCCGGCGCCGCCGCCCGCCCGCGCCGCGTCCGGCCCCGGGCCGACGCGGTGGGCGTCCCGCTCCGGGTCCCGCACCGCCCGGGGCGGGTCCCGGCCGGCCCGGATCGCCGCCGACACCCGCACTCCGGGGACACCCGGCAACGGGATGCTGCTGCTGGACCTGCCGGTCCCGGCCCGCCCGCCGCACCCCGGTCGGGGGTCCCCCGGGACGGAGCCCGGGGGAGGGACGGCGGTCCGGCCGACCGTCAACGACCGGTTGCTGGTCGCCACCTGTCTGACGGCGGCCCGCTGGAACCATCTCCATGACCGGCCTGCGGCACCGGTGCGGATCACGATGCCGGTCGACGACCGGTCCCGCGCGGCCGAGATGCCCATCGGCAACGGCACCCGGCTGGTCGAGGTGGGTTTCGGCCGACAGGAGCGGACGGACGCCGAGTTGCTGACCGCCGAGCACCCCGACCCGGCCGCGGTGGCCCGTCTGGTGCACCGCACCGCCGAGCTCACCCGGGCGCTCAAGGCCAGGCCCACCGCGCAGTTGGGGGTGGCGGGCACCCTGCTCACCGCCCCGCTGCTGCCGGTCGGCCTGCGCGCCGCGCTGACCCGGGGCGTGCGCCGGGCGGCGGCCCCCTGGACGTCGACGACCCTGCTCAGCAACATCGGGCGGGTCGCGTTCCCGCTGGACTTCGGCGACGCGGGCCGGGCCCGCGCGGTCTGGTTCTCCGCCCCCGCCCGGATGCCGCGCGGCCTCACCTTCACCTGTGCCTCCACGGGGGGCCGGCTGCATCTGACGCTGCGCTGGTCGCGTGCGCTGCTCGACGACGCGGCGGGCGCGGCGCTGGCGGAGATCGTCACCCGTGCGCTGTCTGCCACCGCGCCCGCCGACCCTCGCCCCGCGGCCGGAACTCCCTCATCCGGTGGAGGTGGCTCATGA